In Panicum virgatum strain AP13 chromosome 4N, P.virgatum_v5, whole genome shotgun sequence, a single window of DNA contains:
- the LOC120669776 gene encoding alpha-glucan water dikinase, chloroplastic-like — protein sequence MSGFSAAASAAAAERCALAIRARPAASSSATRQQASLRRSTGPRLPATLAASRRGPVAPRAVATPADRASPDLVGKFTLDSNSQLQVAVNPASQGSVTEIDLEVTNTTGSLILHWGALCRDRRDWLLPSRRPDGTAVYKNRALRTPFLKSGDNSTLRIEIDDPVVQAIEFLIFDETQNKWFKNNGQNFQIQLQSSHHHGSGASGASSSATSALVPEDLVQIQAYLRWERKGKQSYTPEQEKEEYEAARAELIEELNRGVSLEKLRAKLTKAPEAPESDESYSPASQITSDKIPEDLVQVQAYVRWEKAGKPNYPPEKQLVEFEEARKELQAEVDKGTSIDQLRKKILKGNIESKVSKQLKNKNYFSVERIQRKKRDIMQILSKHKHTVIEEQAEVAPKQLTVLDLLTNSLQKKDGCEVLSKKLFKFGDKQILAISTKVLNKSKVYLATNHTEPLILHWSLAKKAGEWKAPPSNILPSGSKLLDMACETEFTKSELDGLHYQVVEIELDDGGYKGMPFVLRSGEMWIKNNGSDFYLDLSTRDTRNIKDTGDAGKGTAKALLERIAELEEDAQRSLMHRFNIAADLVDQARDAGLLGIVGLFVWIRFMATRQLTWNKNYNVKPREISKAQDRFTDDLENMYKAYPQYREILRMIMAAVGRGGEGDVGQRIRDEILVIQRNNDCKGGMMEEWHQKLHNNTSPDDVVICQALIDYIKSDFDISVYWDTLNKNGITKERLLSYDRAIHSEPNFRSEQKEGLLRDLGNYMRSLKAVHSGADLESAIATCMGYKSEGEGFMVGVQINPVKGLPSGFPELLEFVLDHVEDKSAEPLLEGLLEARVELRPLLLDSPERMKDLIFLDIALDSTFRTATERSYEELHNAAPEKIMYFISLVLENLALSIDDNEDILHCLKGWNQALEMAKQKEDDWALFAKAFLDRIRLALASKGEQYHNMMQPSAEYLGSLLSVDQWAVNIFTEEIIRGGSAATLSALLNRFDPVLRNVAHLGSWQVISPVEVSGFVAVVDELLAVQNKSYDKPTILVAKSVKGEEEIPDGVVGVITPDMPDVLSHVSVRARNSKVLFATCFDHGTLSELEGYHQKLFSFKPTSSDITYREISESELQQSSSPNAEAVHAVPSISLVNKKFLGKYAISAEEFSEEMVGAKSRNIAYLKGKVPSWVGVPTSVAIPFGTFEKVLSDGLNKEVAQNIEKLKNRLAQDDFSALGEIRKAVLNLAAPTELVKELKEKMLGSGMPWPGDEGDQHWEQAWMAIKKVWASKWNERAFFSTRKVKLNHDYLSMAVLVQEIVNADYAFVIHTTNPSSGDSSEIYAEVVKGLGETLVGAYPGRAMSFICKKDDMDSPKLLGYPSKPIGLFIRRSIIFRSDSNGEDLEGYAGAGLYDSVPMDEEDEVVLDYTTDPLIVNHGFRNSILSSIARAGHAIEELYGSPQDVEGVVKDGKIYVVQTRPQM from the exons ATGAGCGGATTCTCTGCCGCGGCCTCCGCTGCTGCGGCGGAGCGGTGCGCGCTCGCGATCCGCGCGCGGCCCGCGGCCTCCTCGTCGGCGACGAGGCAGCAGGCGTCCCTCCGCCGCAGCACCGGCCCGCGCCTACCCGCCACGCTCGCCGCATCCCGCCGCGGCCCTGTCGCGCCCCGCGCCGTCGCCACGCCCGCCGACCGCGCATCCCCTGAC CTTGTCGGAAAGTTCACGCTGGATTCCAACTCCCAGCTCCAG GTTGCAGTCAACCCTGCGTCACAGGGATCAGTGACGGAGATCGACCTGGAGGTGACAAACACCACTGGCTCCCTGATTCTGCATTGGGGTGCCCTTTGCCGAGACAGGAG AGATTGGCTCCTCCCATCCAGGCGACCTGATGGAACGGCCGTGTACAAGAACAGGGCGCTTCGGACGCCTTTTCTAAAG TCAGGAGATAACTCTACTCTGAGAATTGAGATAGATGATCCTGTGGTGCAAGCTATTGAGTTCCTCATCTTTGATGAGACACAGAACAAATG GTTTAAAAATAATGGCCAGAATTTTCAAATTCAGCTCCAGTCAAGCCACCATCATGGTAGTGGCGCATCTGGTGCCTCGTCTTCTGCTACTTCTGCCTTGGTGCCAGAGGATCTTGTGCAGATCCAAGCTTACCTACGGTGGGAAAGAAAGGGAAAGCAGTCATACACACCAGAGCAAGAAAAG GAGGAGTATGAAGCTGCACGAGCTGAGTTAATAGAAGAATTAAATAGAGGTGTTTCTTTGGAGAAGCTTCGAGCTAAATTGACAAAAGCACCTGAAGCGCCCGAGTCAGATGAAAGCTATTCTCCTGCATCTCAAATTACTTCTGATAAAATTCCAGAGGACCTTGTACAAGTCCAGGCTTATGTTAGGTGGGAGAAAGCAGGCAAGCCAAATTATCCTCCTGAGAAGCAACTG GTCGAGTTTGAGGAAGCAAGGAAGGAACTGCAGGCTGAGGTGGACAAGGGAACTTCGATTGATCAGTTGAGGAAGAAGATTTTGAAAGGAAATATTGAGAGTAAAGTTTCCAAGCAGCTGAAGAACAAGAACTACTTCTCTGTAGAAAGGATTCAGCGCAAAAAGAGAGATATCATGCAGATTCTTAGTAAACATAAGCATACTGTCATAGAAGAGCAAGCAGAGGTTGCACCAAAACAGCTAACTGTTCTTGATCTCTTAACCAATTCAttacagaagaaggatggctgTGAAGTTCTAAGCAAAAAACTGTTCAAGTTCGGTGATAAACAGATACTG GCAATCTCCACCAAGGTTCTAAACAAATCAAAAGTTTACTTGGCAACAAATCATACGGAGCCACTTATCCTTCACTGGTCACTAGCGAAAAAGGCTGGAGAGTGGAAG GCACCTCCTTCAAACATATTGCCATCTGGTTCAAAATTGTTAGACATGGCATGCGAAACTGAATTTACTAAGTCTGAATTGGATGGTTTGCATTATCAG GTTGTTGAGATAGAGCTTGATGATGGAGGATATAAAGGGATGCCATTCGTTCTTCGGTCTGGTGAAATGTGGATAAAAAATAATGGCTCTGATTTTTACCTTGATCTCAGCACCCGTGATACCAGAAATATTAAG GACACTGGTGATGCTGGTAAAGGTACTGCTAAGGCATTGCTGGAAAGAATAGCAGAGCTGGAGGAAGATGCCCAGCGATCTCTTATGCACAG ATTCAACATTGCAGCAGATCTAGTTGACCAAGCCAGAGATGCTGGACTATTGGGTATTGTTGGACTTTTTGTTTGGATTAGATTCATGGCTACAAGACAACTGACATGGAATAAGAACTATAATGTGAAGCCACG TGAGATAAGCAAAGCACAAGATAGGTTTACAGATGATCTTGAGAACATGTACAAAGCTTATCCTCAGTACAGAGAGATATTAAGAATGATAATGGCTGCTGTTGGTCGTGGAGGTGAAGGTGATGTTGGTCAACGTATTCGTGATGAGATATTAGTAATACAG AGAAATAATGACTGCAAAGGTggaatgatggaagaatggcACCAGAAATTGCACAACAATACAAGCCCAGATGATGTAGTGATATGCCAG GCATTAATTGATTATATCAAGAGTGATTTTGATATAAGTGTTTACTGGGACACCTTGAACAAAAATGGCATAACCAAAGAGCGTCTCTTGAGCTATGATCGTGCGATTCATTCGGAACCAAATTTCAGAAGTGAACAGAAGGAGGGTTTACTCCGTGACCTGGGAAATTACATGAGAAGCCTGAAG GCTGTGCATTCTGGTGCTGATCTTGAGTCTGCTATAGCAACTTGCATGGGATACAAATCGGAG GGTGAAGGTTTCATGGTTGGTGTTCAGATCAATCCGGTGAAGGGTTTGCCATCTGGATTTCCT GAATTGCTCGAATTTGTGCTTGACCATGTTGAGGACAAGTCAGCGGAACCACTTCTTGAG GGGTTGTTGGAAGCTCGAGTTGAACTCCGCCCTTTACTTCTTGATTCACCTGAACGCATGAAAGATCTTATATTTTTGGACATTGCTCTTGATTCTACTTTTAGGACAGCAACTGAAAGGTCATACGAGGAGCTCCACAATGCAGCACCCGAG AAAATCATGTATTTCATCAGTCTTGTCCTTGAAAATCTTGCCTTGTCAATCGACGACAATGAAGACATCCTGCATTGCTTAAAG GGATGGAACCAAGCCTTGGAAATGGCTAAGCAAAAAGAGGATGATTGGGCTCTCTTTGCTAAAGCATTCCTTGACAGAATAAGACTTGCCCTTGCAAGCAAGGGAGAACAATACCATAATATGATGCAGCCCTCAGCTGAATATCTTGGCTCATTACTCAGCGTAGACCAATGGGCA GTCAATATCTTCACAGAAGAAATTATACGTGGTGGATCAGCTGCTACTCTGTCTGCTCTTCTGAACCGATTTGATCCTGTTCTAAGGAATGTTGCCCACCTTGGAAG TTGGCAGGTTATAAGTCCAGTTGAAGTATCAGGTTTTGTAGCTGTGGTTGATGAGTTACTTGCTGTCCAGAACAAATCTTATGATAAACCAACCATCCTTGTGGCCAAGAGTGTCAAGGGAGAGGAAGAAATACCGGATGGAGTCGTTGGTGTGATTACACCTGATATGCCAGATGTTCTGTCCCATGTGTCAGTCCGAGCAAGGAATAGCAAG GTACTGTTTGCGACCTGTTTTGACCATGGTACCCTGTCTGAACTTGAAGGATATCATCAGAAACTGTTTTCCTTCAAACCTACTTCTTCTGATATCACCTATAG GGAGATCTCGGAGAGTGAACTTCAGCAATCAAGTTCTCCAAATGCAGAAGCTGTCCATGCAGTACCATCAATTTCATTGGTCAATAAGAAGTTTCTTGGAAAATATGCAATATCAGCTGAAGAATTCTCTGAGGAAATG GTTGGGGCTAAGTCTCGGAATATAGCATACCTCAAAGGAAAAGTACCTTCATGGGTTGGTGTCCCAACATCAGTTGCGATACCATTTGGCACTTTTGAGAAGGTTTTGTCAGATGGGCTTAACAAG GAAGTAGCGCAAAACATAGAGAAGCTTAAGAACAGACTTGCTCAAGATGATTTTAGTGCTCTAGGTGAAATAAGAAAAGCTGTTCTCAACCTTGCTGCTCCTACAGAATTG GTTAAGGAGCTGAAGGAGAAGATGCTAGGTTCTGGAATGCCCTGGCCTGGCGATGAAGGCGATCAACATTGGGAACAAGCATGGATGGCTATTAAAAAG GTTTGGGCTTCAAAATGGAATGAAAGAGCATTTTTTAGCACACGCAAGGTGAAGCTCAATCATGACTACCTTTCGATGGCTGTTCTTGTGCAAGAAATTGTGAACGCAGATTATGCATTTGTCATTCATACTACGAACCCATCATCTGGGGATTCTTCTGAGATATACGCCGAAGTGGTTAAAGGGCTTGGAGAGACCCTAGTGGGCGCCTATCCTGGTCGTGCCATGAGCTTTATTTGCAAAAAAGATGACATGGACTCTCCCAAG CTACTTGGTTACCCAAGCAAGCCCATTGGTCTCTTCATAAGGCGATCAATCATCTTTCGTTCTGACTCCAACGGTGAGGATCTGGAAGGTTATGCTGGAGCAGGATTATATGATAG TGTACCGATGGATGAGGAGGATGAAGTTGTACTTGACTACACAACTGACCCTCTTATAGTAAACCATGGATTCCGGAATTCAATCCTCTCAAGTATTGCACGGGCTGGCCATGCCATTGAGGAGCTCTATGGGTCTCCTCAAGACGTCGAGGGAGTAGTGAAGGATGGAAAAATCTATGTAGTCCAGACAAGACCACAGATGTAA